In Actinomyces marmotae, the DNA window CGTCACGGGATCAGCGTCGTGCTCCGCCCGCGCCTCCTGCCATGTCTTGAGATCGGTCTCATCCTCGATGCGCTCCAGAGCCGCGGTCCTCATGAACTCGGACAGGCTCTGGCCGAAGGCCGAGGCGTAATCCTGGATGATGGCTTTCTCCTCCGCCGCCAGGCGCAGGGTGATCGATGTCGCGCTCATGCGCACCTCCTCCGCAAGACATTGTAAGGCAGGCTCTGGCCGAAGGCCGAGGCGCGGCGGCTCCCAAGAGGATGGCCGCGCGACACGGCGGCGGCCGATCACCCATGTGATCGGCCGCCGCCGTTCGATGCTCGGGGCGTTGCCGCCCGACTCAGGCGTTGGGGCGCTTGCCGTGGTTAGCCCCGCCCTTGGCCCGGGCCCTGCGCTTGCGACCGCGCTTGCTCATGGTTGCCTCCTCGTGTCAGATCTGCCCCACGAGGGGGCAAGGAACGCGCACCATCCTCCCACACCGCGCCGAGGGCCGGCCAATCGGATGGGGCCCCTTCGGCGTGCGCCTGGACACAGGCCGGGCGCGCGCCCGCGAGGACCGCGAGCCGGCGCGGGCTCCTCAGTCCCGCTCGACGCGCATCGAACTCGTCCGGGTGACGGTCACCCGGGAGCCGTCCCTGGAGACGGTGGTTGAGGTCGTCCGCGACACGGAGGCGACGCCGCTCGTCCCGCGCAGGACGGCGAGCCGCCCCAGGACCCGGGCGCGGAGCTCGGGCGGCGCCTGCTCGGCGCAGCGCGAGCGGATGATGGCGCGCAGGTGCTGCTCGGCGTCGGCGATCTGCGCGCAGTGCGCGCAGTCGGCCACGTGCCGCGCCAGGCGCTCGGCGACGGAGCGCTCGCACTCATGGTCGAGGAAGGCCTGGAGGTGGGCGATCATCTCCTCACAGGAGACACAGGTGCCCTCCGAGGACGCGGGCTTCCCGGCCTCACCGGTCGCGGCGCCACGAGCGACGGCGCTGGCGTCGGGCGCGCCCATCACTCGCCCTCCTCGTCGTCGCCGGGGAGGTAGCCGAGCTGGCGGGCATGGTCGGCCAGGAGCTCGCGCAACTGGCGGCGCCCGCGGTGCAGGCGGGACATGACGGTGCCGATCGGGGTGCCCATGATCTCGGCGATCTCCTTGTAGGCGAACCCCTCGACGTCGGCGAGGTAGACGGCTAGACGCCTCTCCTCGGTCAACTCGTTGAAGGCCGCCTTGATCTCCTCGTCAGGCATGTCGTCCAGCGCGAGGGACTCCGCGCTCGGCAGCCCGACGGAATCGTGGGAGGCGGCGCGGTGGAGCTGCCAGTCCTCGACGGCGTCAGCGTCGGACTGCAGGGGCTCGCGCTGCTTCTTGCGATAGGAGTTGATGAAGGTGTTGGTCAGGATCCGGTAGAGCCAGGCCTTGAGGTTGGTGCCGGGCCGGTACTGGTGGAAGGAGGCGAAGGCCTTGGCGTAGGCGTCCTGGACGAGGTCCTCGGCGTCGGAGCGGTTGCGCGTCATGCGCAGGGCGGCGCCGTAGAGCTGGTCGAGGTAGGGCAGGGCCTCGGCCTCGAATCGGGCGGCACGGGCCTCGGCGTCCTCGTCTGCGGGGGCTCGCATAGGAGTGTCGCGGTGGTCGCCGAACTCCTGGGCGTCATCAAGGATGACGCTCCCGGGAGTCGGCGCGGCTGAGGACTCGCCGGTGAGGCGGTCCTCGTCGTCGATCGTGCTCGCGGAGCGCTCGCCGCGCTGGGTCTGCTGCTGGGTCATCACCGGCGAGCCTAGCGCGATGCGCCGCGCGGCGCGGGAGGGCCGGCGCGGGGCCCCACCCGTCAAAGAGGCGATAACAGGCGTCATCAGGGCCACAGGGCTGGACGGTGCGGACGTCTCGATCATCACAGTCACGCATCATCCAACGACGACGGCACCGCGCTTGTTCCCGCTCCGGCGTCGCGCGCCTCACCCCCGACACACCGTCTCGCCCCGCCCTTGCGCCCTCGAACGACGACGATGAGGGCGCAAGGGCGGGGCGAGGCGGTTTCCGCGGCCTCAGAACGCATGACCAAGCCGCATCAGCCTGAACCAGCCCCACAGCCGTTGACGCCAGGTACCTTGTAGTGCAAGATATTTGGCATGACCGGGAACGCGAGGTGGAGGGGATGAGCAAGGAGATGTCCGCAACAGCGAGAGCCCCGAAGGGGACCGCGGCTGGCGCCGCGGAGCCGCAACTGCGCAAGGGAGCCCTCGAACTCGCCGTTCTGGCCCTGGTCGAGCGCGCGGAGCCGGACGGCATCTACGGCGGCGCCCTCATCGAGGAACTCGCCGCCCTGCCCACGCTCGCCGCCCCCCAGGGAACCGTCTACCCGCTCCTGTCCCGCCTGCGCGCCGCCGGCGTCGTGGAGACCACCTGGCAGGAGTCCCCCAGTGGGCCACCCCGGCGCTACTACCTGCTGACAGAAGCCGGTCGAGAGCGACTGGCGGCCCAGCGACGGGTCTGGCTGGCACTCAGCCGCGACATGGCCGCCCTCCTGGACAGCGCGGCAACGACAACCAAGGCGCGCGGCACGAGGACGCGCGAGGAAGGAGAGCCAAGATGAGCACGGACGAGACCCGCGCCCCCAAGGAGCGCGCGACGCCCACGGAGCCCACCGCGTGGGAGGAGGCCGCCTGGGACGCGGGCGGGGACCCCGCAGCCCTCCGCGTCCTCGGCATCCCCGTCTCCCTCGATCCACGAGGCCTGCACGAGCGCTCCGCCCGCCACTTCTCCCCGACGGACCCGGTGCTCGTTCCCCGCGCATGGGGCATCGGCTGGGACCTCAACCTCGGGGCCCTCGCGACGAGGGCGGGCTGGATCAACCCGGATGACCTGGGCGATGACCTGCGCCTGGGCCCGGCGGGAATGAGGGCGCTCAGCCTGGCGCCGGCCGCCCTCGCTGTGGGAGCGGCCGCGGGCGTCATCGTCACCAGCGGGCGGGTCCCATCGACGGCGCGCTCTCGACCTCGGGCGGTGCCGACGACGTCGAGCGCGGCCATCGCGCCCATTGCGCCGGCCGCACTCATGGCCACCGCGCTGGGCGCCGTCGACCTCGCGCTCGACGCGCCCCTACCGCAGCGCCTCGGCCACGCCACCGCCTCGCTCCTGCTTACCGGCGCCGGGATCGCCGGCACGATCCAGCAGCGGGGAGGCGCCGGCCGCGCCCGGCGGGCGGCGGTCGTCGTCGGGGCCGCCACCGCGGCCACGGGCCTCGCCATCGCCGTGACCCGGGCCGCGATCCGCCGCGCCATGAGGTCCACCACCACGAGCGGCCAGGAGCAGTCATGAGCAGCGCTCCCCCGCGCGGCGCGGACTCGCGGGGCCCTGGGCCTGGCCCGCGCCGCCGAGGTGGGCCAGGATAGGGGCATGGATCTTCTGCGCGCCGTCGCCCGTCCCCTGCTCGCCGCGAGCTTTGTCGTCGATGGCATCGACGCGATCGCCCGCCCCAAGCGCCACGTCGAGAAGATGAGGCGGGTGACGCCCATCCTGGAGCGCGTGGGCGTCCCGCCGGTCATGGACTCCGACGCCGCCCTGGCCACCCGTGCCCTCGGCGCCGTGAGCGTCGCCGCGGGCCTGGGCCTGGCCACTGGCCGCGCGCCGCGCACGAGCGCCGCCGTGCTGGCCGCGATCAACGTGCCGCTCGCCGTCGTCAACCACCCGGCGTGGGCGGTCAAGGGCAGGGAGGCGCGCCTTGACGCCGTCTCCGGGCTCCTGCGCCGGGGCGCGCTGGGCGCGGGCCTCCTGCTGGCCTGCGTGGACCGCGCTGGCCGTCCCTCGCTGGCGTGGCGCGCCGCGAACAAGCGGGAGCAGCGCCAGGCGATCCAGGCCGCGAGGGCCGCGGTGCGCCAGCGCTATGAGGGCACCTCCGCCTAACCCGCCCACGGGACGGCGCCGTCCGGTACCGGCCGGCTCTGTCCAGTGCCGGATGGCTCTGTCCAGTGCCGGCCCGTACCGCCTCATCCCACGTCCACCGCCGCTACGCCGCCCCGAGGAGCCGTTCCAGTGACCGACCACCAGATCACCGCCACCGAGCCCGACATCGTCTGGACCCGCACGGATGAGGCCCCCATGCTGGCCTCGGCCTCCTTCCTGCCGATCGTGGAGGCCTACACGCGCGCGGCGGGGGTGAGCGTTGGCGTCGCCGACATCTCCCTGGCGGGGCGCATCCTGGCGGCCTTCGGGCTGGCTGACGACGGCCTGGCCCGCCTGGGCGATCTCACCTCCTCCCCGAGCGCCACGATCATCAAGCTCCCCAACATCTCCGCCTCCCTGCCCCAGCTCAAGGCCGCGATCGCCGAGCTGCGGGGGCAGGGCTTCGACATCCCCGAGTACCCGGACGCCCCCGCCTCGCCCCTGGCGGAGGAGGTCCGCGCCGCCTATGACGCGATCAAGGGCAGCGCCGTCAACCCCGTCCTGCGCCAGGGCAACTCCGACCGGCGCGCCCCCGCCTCCGTCAAGGCCTACGCCCGCTCCCACCCGCACTCCATGGGTGAGTGGTCCCCTGAGTCGCGCACCCGCGTGGCCACCATGGACGAGGGCGACTTCAAGCACAACGAGCGCAGCGTCATCGTGAGCGAGGGCGGCGCCCTGGAGATCCGCTTCGTGCCCGCGGGCGGTGGCGAGCCCCGCGTGCTGCGCGACCACCTGACCGTCACGGCGGGCGAGGTCGTGGACGCCACGCGCATGAGCGCTGCCGCCCTCGACTCCTTCCTGGCCACGCAGGCGGCCGCCGCCAAGGAGGAGGGACTGCTGCTGTCGGTCCACCTCAAGGCCACGATGATGAAGGTCTCCGACCCGGTCATCTTCGGGCGCGCCGTCGCCTCCGTCATCCCGAGGACGCTGGCCGAGCACGGGGACGCGCTCGCCGCCGCCGGGCTGCGGGTCGAGGACGGGCTCGCCTCGATCCTCGCCGGGCTCGATGGGCTGGAGGGCGGGGAGGCGATCCGCGATTCGATCACCGCCGAGCTGGCCGACGGCCCGACGATCTCCATGGTCGATTCGGACAAGGGCATCACCAACCTCCATGTGCCCTCCGATGTCATCATCGACGCCTCCATGCCGGCGATGATCCGCCGCGGGGGAACCCTGTGGGATGCCGACGGCGAGCTGCGCGACACCCTCGCCGTCATCCCCGACTCCTCCTACGCGGGCGTCTACGAGGCCGTCATCGAGGACTGCAAGGCCCATGGCGCCCTTGACCCCACCACCATGGGCACGGTCCCCAACGTGGGGCTCATGGCCCGCAAGGCCGAGGAGTACGGGAGCCACGACAAGACTTTCATCATGGACGCCGCGGGGCAGGTCGAGGTGGCGGCGATCGAGGGGGCGGGGGTGGAGCCCGGCACCGTGCTGCTCTCCCACGAGGTTGAGGCCGGGGACATCTGGCGCGCCTGCGCGACGCAGGACGCCCCCATCCGCGACTGGGTGCGCCTGGCCATCGCCCGCGCCCGCGCCACCGGGGCTCCCGCCGTGTTCTGGCTCGACCCGGAGCGCGCCCACGACGCCGTCCTCATCTCGCTCGTCACGCGCTACCTGGCTGAGGAGGGCGTGACCCTGACCGAGGGCGGCGACGGCGCCGATGAGCGCGCGAAGAAGGCCGACGGCGATGACGCCCCCGTGGAGGACTCGGCGGATGGCGCCGGGCTCGACATCCGCATCCTCGACCCGGTGGCGGCCACGCGCCTATCCCTGGAGCGGGCGCGCCGGGGCGAGGACACGATCTCCGTGACCGGCAACGTCCTGCGCGACTACAACACCGATCTCTTCCCGATCCTGGAGTTGGGCACGAGCGCCAAGATGCTCTCAGTGGTGCCCCTCATGAGCGGTGGGGGCCTGTACGAGACGGGCGCGGGCGGCTCGGCCCCCAAGCACGTCGCCCAGCTGCTGGCGGAGAATCACCTGCGCTGGGACTCCCTGGGCGAGTACCTGGCCTTGGCCGAGGCCCTGCGCCATGTGGCCGACCGCGGCGGAAAGCCGGCCGCCGCCCTCCTCGCCGATGCCCTCGACACCGCCACGACCGCATTCCTGGAGGCCGACCACTCCCCGGGCCGCAAGCGCGGCCAGATCGACAACCGCGGCTCCTCCGCGTGGCTCGCCCTGGAGTGGGCGCGCGCCCTGGCCGCCCAGTCTGAGGACCCCGAGTTGGCCGGCGCCTTCCGCCCCGTCGCCGAGGAGTTGGAGGCCGTCATGGGCACGATCCAGTCCGAGATGCTCGCCGTCCAGGGAGGCGCCGTGGACATCGGCGGCTACTACCACCCCGACGCCGAGCTCACCGCCGCCGTCATGCGCCCCAGCGCCACTCTCAACGCGGTCATCAACGGGATCTAAGACCCGCCCAGGAGAGGCGGCCCCCGCGCGGCAGGGGCCACGCGCAGCAGGGACCACAGCCCTCCCGTGGTGACGGGCCCGGTGGCGCCCCATGCGCTCATCGCGGGATCGCCTCCTGCCCCGCGCGCGCCTGGGCCCCGACCACCTCGCGGTGGTCGGGGCCCAGGATGATCAGTGGCTCCCTGCGCCGGCTCAGGCCGCGAGGCCGAGCGCCGACGCCGGGGACGGGGTCACTTGAGGGTGACGGTGGCGCCGGCGCCCTCGAGCTGCTCCTTGGCCTTCTCGGCGGCCTCCTTGTTGGCGCCCTCGAGGACGGGCTTCGGAGCGCCGTCGACGAGGTCCTTGGCCTCCTTCAGGCCGAGGGAGGTCAGGGCGCGCACCTCCTTGATGACCTGGATCTTCTTGTCGCCAGCGGCCTCGAGGATGACGTCGAACTCGGTCTTCTCCTCAGCGGCCTCGCCACCGGCGGCGGCAGCGCCGGGAGCGGCGGCCACGGCCACGGCGGCCGGGGCGGCGGCGGTGACGTCGAAGGTCTCCTCGAAGGCCTTGACGAACTCGGACAGCTCGATGAGGGTGAGCTCCTTGAAGGCCTCGATGAGCTCGTCGGTGGTCAGCTTCGCCATGATGGGCGTTCCTTCCTGGTTAAGTGGTTCCTGCGCGGGCAGGATGGGGGATGACGCGCGCGGCCTGGATCAGGCCGCGGCCTCCTGCTTGTCGCGCAGGGCGTCGACGGTACGCACGGCCTTGGAGGCCGGCGCGGCGAAGAGGTAAGCGGCCTTGGACAGGGACGCCTTCATAGCGCCCGCGGCCTTGGCGAGCAGAACCTCGCGGGATTCGAGAGATGCGAGCTTGTCGACGCCGTCGGCGGACAGCACGGAGCCATCCATGACACCGCCCTTGATGACGAGCTCCTTGTTGTCCTTGGCGAAGTCACGCAGGGCCTTCGCGGCCTCCACCGGCTCACCGGTGACGAAGGTCAGGGCCGTGGGGCCCTTGAGGTCCTCCGCGAATGCCTCGAAGCCGACCTGGCGGGCGGCGATCGCGGCAAGCGTGTTCTTCACCACGGTGTACTCGGCGTTACCGGCGAGCGAGCGGCGCAGCGTCTTCAGCTGGGCGACGCTCATCCCGCGGTACTCAGTCAGCAGCACGGCGCCGGAGGCGCGGAACTTGTCCGCGATCTCGGCAACAGCCGCTTCCTTGTCAGGCCGTGCCATGGGCCCTCCTTCCGTGGTCTGCCGCAGCGCCCTTCACGGAAGAAGCCCCGCGCCGGTGGGCACGGGGCTCGCAGCCCAGCGATGCTGGAGCGGTCTCGTCTCACCTGCGCCGGCCCCGCCCGTGGCGGACTTGGTCCCGCTCGCGCGGGAGACCTGCGGTCTTTGGCACGTCACACTCTGCCCGCTGGCCGCGCCCCCGCGCAAGCCAGGAGGGGGCCAGCGCGCGGTGTGATCGCTCACTGCCCCGGTTCACCCGCCACCGCCCCGGAGGCGCCCGCGCGGGAATGACGACGGCGCCGCCCGTCCCAGCGTGGGGCGGGCGGCGCCGTCGGACGCGATCGCGGGCGGTCAGGCCTTCGTGACATCCATCGGGATGCCGGGGCCCATCGTCGTGGCCATGGTGGCCTTGAGGATGTAGCGGCCCTTCGACGTCGACGGCTTGAGGCGCAGGACCTCCTCAAGGGCGGCCTTGAAGTTGTCCTCGAGCTGGGCCTCGGTGAACGAGGACTTGCCGATGATGAAGTTGAGGTTCGCGGCGCGGTCCACACGGAACTCGATGCGGCCGCCCTTGATGTCGGTGACGGCCTTGGTCACGTCCATCGTCACGGTGCCCGTCTTGGGGTTGGGCATGAGGCCGCGCGGGCCCAGCACCCGGCCCAGGCGGCCGACCTTGCCCATGAGGTCCGGGGTGGCGACGGCGGCGTCGAAGTCCGTCCAGCCCTTGGCGACCTTCTCGATGAGCTCGTCGCCGCCGACCTCGTCGGCGCCCGCGGCGAGGGCCTGCTCGGCCCGCTCGCCCTGGGCGAAGACGATGACGCGGGCGGTCTTACCCGTACCGTGCGGCAGGGACACGGTGCCACGCACCATCTGGTCGGCCTTGCGGGGGTCCACGCCCAGGCGGAGGACGACGTCCACGGTGGAGTCGAACTTCGTCACGGACGTGGCCTTGGCCAGCTTCACGGCCTCGGCCGGGGTGTAGAGGATCCCGGACTGGATCTTCTCAGCGGCGGCGCGGTAGGCCTTGCTGCGCTTGGTCATCTGCTTCTCCTTGGCAGTCGTGGTGAACGGGCCGCGCATGGCCCTTCCACGGGGTCTTGATTAGGGGTGCCGGGGCCTCAGGCCTCGACGGTGATGCCCATCGAGCGGGCGGTGCCGGCGATGATCTTGGAGGCCGCCTCGACGTCGTTGGCGTTGAGGTCGGCCATCTTCGCCTCGGCGATCTCGCGCACCTGGGCAGCGGTCATCGAGCCGACCTTCGCGGAGTGCGGCGTCGAGGAGCCCTTGGCCACGCCAGCGGCCTTCTTGATGAGCTCGGCGGCCGGAGGGGTCTTGAGGACGAAGGTGAAGGAGCGGTCCTCGTAGACGGTGATCTCAACGGGGATGACGTTGCCGCGCTGCGACTCCGTGGCGGCGTTGTAGGCCTTGCAGAACTCCATGATGTTGACGCCGTGCTGGCCGAGCGCGGGGCCGATCGGCGGCGCGGGGTTCGCGGCGCCGGCCTGGATCTGGAGCTTGATGAGCCCAGAGACCTTCTTCTTGGGTGCCATGTGTATGGGTCTTTCTTGTCCGGATGCCGCGCGCCTGCCGCGCGGCGGTGCGCAGGAGCGCGCACGAGGGCCCATCCTAGCCCCCGCGCGGTGCCCCGATAGCGCCCGGTGCCCGGTATCACAAGCGCTCGCGCTGTGATACCGGGCACCGGCGCGGCTCGCCGCGGGGGCGGCTCGCCTCAGATCTTGGACACCTGTGTGAAGGAGAGCTCGGCCGGGGTGTCGCGACCGAACAGGGAGATGAGCACCTGGAGCTTCTGGGTGTCCGGGTGGATCTCGGAGATCGTGGCCGGCAGCGACTCGAAGGGGCCGTCAGTGACGATGACCGACTCGCCCACGGAGAAGGCGACCTCGTAGACCTGGCCTCCGGCGGCGACCTGCGTGGCGGCCCCCTCCTCGGGGCTCGCGTTCGCGCTGGCGGCCTGCTTGGCGGCGACCTCCTCCGGGGTGGGGCCGAGTTGGGAGACGGCCTCCTCGAAGGTCAGCGGCACCGGGTTGTAGCGGTCCCCCACGAAGCCGGTAACGGCCGGGGTGTCCTTGATGGTGCGCCACACGCGGTCAGAGGTCTCCGGGTCATCCAGGTCCATCCGCACGAACACGTAGCCGGGGATGCGGACCCGCGACACCTCCTTCTTCTTGTTGGAGGCCTTGATCTCGATGACCGTCTCCATGGGGACGACGGCGTCGAAGACGTAGTCCTCGATCTCGAAGTTCTCGGCGCGGGCCTTGATGTCCGCGGCCACGCGGCGCTCGTAGCCGGAGTAGGTGTGCAGCACGTACCACTCGCCGGGCAGGGAGGACATCTCCTTGCGGAAGTCCTCCAGCGGGTCGATGGCGTCGGCGGCCTCGGCGGCCTCGGGCGCGGCCTGGGCGGTGGCGCCCTCAGCGGCCTCCTGGGCGGCGTCGGCGGCGCTGGCGGCCCCACCGCTCTCCTCGACAGCGGTTTCCTCGAGCGTCTCTTCGGACACGGTGTACCTGCTTTCCACTGGCTTCTTCAGGCTGACGGGTGGGCGCTGGGCTCGGCGGGACTCAGCCGAGGCCCCACATGACCAGGCGGTCGAAGATGGTGTCGAGAATGCCGGTGAAGGCCATGATCGCGACGATGAAGACCATGACGACGACGAAGTAGGTCCACAACTCGTTCTTCGTGGGCCAGATGACCTTGCGCATCTCGTCGATGACCTGGCGGATGAAGCGCATGACGCGCTTGATGGGGTTGCCACTGCGCGTGGATGCGTCCTTGGCGGCGCTCTCGCTCATTGTCACGATCCTCGGGTGCTCGACGGTCCGAATCCTTGCCATCCCTGACGGGACGAGAAGACGAACCGACGGGATCTCCCGACAGATCCGCCGTTCTCAGCAGGGCAGGCGGGACTCGAACCCACAACCGCCGGTTTTGGAGACCGGTGCGCTACCAATTGCGCCACTGCCCTTCAGCGGTGACCAATCCTGCCACAGGTTCCCCCGGGAGTGGAAACAGCGACGGGGTGGGCTGCACCACTGCCAGACCCCAGAGTCTCGGGCGCCAGCCCCAGAGCCTCGGGCAGAGGCAGGCATCCCAGGGGAATCCGCTATCGTGGTCCCCGTTGTCTGATATCCGATGAGAGGTGCCGACGACAGCTCGTGACCGCGCGCACCGCGCCCGAACCGCCCCGGCCCTGCTCGACCTCACGAGAGGAGGCCACTATGACCAATGCTCGGAACACCGCCGCAGCCCTCCCGACCCCCGGGGCGCCCAGCCCCACCGGCACCGTCGCCGCCCATCAGCCAGCATCGGGCGCCGGCGCGCCCGGCGAGTCGCGCCCCGCCCCGAGCGCGATCCTCGGCGCCTACGCCTCGCTGCCCGAGTCCCAGGAGGACCAGGAGGAGTACTACCGGCTCCTGGCGCAGATTCCGGGCGCTCGCGGGCTCGAGATCCCCTTCCGGGACGACCTCGGCGGGGCGGCCGGCCTGCCCTGGCTGGCCTCCCAGCTCGCACCCCACTGGGACCGCAACATCATCACCGCGATCCCCGGGACCATGGTGCGCGTGTGGGCGACCGGCGCCTTCGGCCTGGCCTCCACCGATCGCCAGGGCCGCGCCGACGCCCTCTCCTTCACCCGCTCGGTGCGCGACGGCGTCGAGGCGCTGCGGGAGGCGGCCGGCCGCGACGTCGTGGCCGCCGTCGAGATCCACTCCGCGCCCTCGGGCGAGCCCGGGGTGGCGCACAGCGCCGAGGCCTTCGGGGAGTCGCTGTCGCAGATCGTCGACTACGACTGGGGCGGCGCGCTCCTCCTGGTGGAGCACTGCGACGCCTTCGTGGCGCCCGACCTGGGGGAGAAGCGGCTGCTCGGGATCGACGAGGAGTTGGAGGTCCTGCGCGTCCTCAACCATCCCCGCGCGCGCATGTCCCTCAACTGGGGCCGCTCAGCCCTCGAGGCCCGCGACGCCGCCACCGCCTTGGAGCATGTGCGCCTCGCCCGCGCCGCCGGAGTGCTGGAGGGGGTCATGTTCTCCGGGGCCGGCCCCGCGGATACCCGCTACGCGAAGGCGTGGATGGATGGGCACCTGCCCCTCGACGTCGACGAGCCGGGATCGGTGATGGGCGCTGAGGATGTGCGCGCCTGCTCCCTGGCCGCGCTGGAGCCCATCGAGGGCCCCGAGGGGGCTATCGCCCCGGCCTCCTACCTCGGGGCCAAGTGCCAGGTCCCGGCCGAGGCCACCCCCGAGCAGCGCCTGTCCTTCCTCACCCACATCCTCGACGCCACCCGCGTCTAACCGCCCCTCATCACCGAGACCGGTCGAAATCAAGAGCGAGACCGGTCGAAATCAAGAGCGAGACCGGTCCACAGCACGCAGGGCGGGGTCATCGGGAAGCGCAATGCCCTCCCGCGCCACGCGCCCGGCTCCCTGCGGGCCCGCAACCCTGGGGCCCTCGCCTCCACCGAGGCCGCGCCCATCGACCGCGCCGCGCCACCATCCACCGCGCCGACGCCGGGGCCAGCATCGCCGAGGCCGGGCCCTCCTGCGCGCCTTTTGACCGGCGGCGCGCGAGGCTGGGAGCCGATGAGCGCGGGGCGATCGCCGTCGACGACCAGCAGCGATCATCCGATCCCGCGACGTGGCCGGCCGGCGACGCCACTGCCAAGCGCGACGCCGTCGACGAGCGGGCCGGCGGAGTGCGCCCGGCGCCCTCAACATCCCGGAGGGCACCCCGCGCGATCACCTCGGAGATCCGCCCGACCGACCGCTGGCAGCGGCTCGCGAGGCGGGCCTGCGCGGCCACGTCGCGACCCGTATCCTCCTCCAGGAGGGGCGCGAGGCGCGCGATCTCGACGGCGGCCACCGCACCTGGTCCGCGGCTGGCGGGGCCGGCGCTCGGGACGACGCCGCAGCGCCCCCGATGAAGGAGGAACGACCATGGGCATCGCGCTCAACCCCACGGACCTGCATCCCACCATGGCCCGCCTCAAGCGGGCGCGCGGGCAACTCGACGCCGTCATCCGCATGATGGAGGAGGGCCGTGACTGCGAGGAGGTCGTCGTGCAGGTCGCGGCCGTGAGCAAGGCGGTGGACCGCGCGGGGCTCGCCATCATCGCCTCCGGAATGCGCGCCAGCCTCACGAAGGACCCATCCGGCCAGATCCTGGAAGCAACCCGCCTGGAGAAGCTCTTCATGTCCCTGGCATGAGGGCGCAGGGCGGGGCGGCGGCATCGCGAGCACGAATCTCGCCGTGTTGATGGACCGGTCTCGCTCCTGATTTCGACCGGTCTCGCTCCTGATTTCGACCGGTCTCGGCTAGAGGGCGGGAGGGGCGTGACAGGCGGATAACCCGCGTGGGACCATGGGCCCTGTGAGCACAGTGAGCACCTCCCCCGCACGGCGCGTCTCCGCGCGCCTGTCCGCCATCGCCCCCTCCGCCACCCTCGTCGTCGACGCCAAGGCCAAGGCCCTCAAGGCCGCTGGTCGGCCGGTCATCGGCTTCGGCGCCGGCGAGCCCGACTTCGCCACCCCTGACTACATCGTCGAGGCCGCGATCGCCGCCGCTAAGGATCCCGCCAACCACAAGTACTCCCCCGCCAAGGGCCTGCCCGCGCTGCGCGAGGCCATCGCCGCCAAGACCCTGCGCGACTCCGGATACGAGGTCTCCCCCGACG includes these proteins:
- the rplK gene encoding 50S ribosomal protein L11, translating into MAPKKKVSGLIKLQIQAGAANPAPPIGPALGQHGVNIMEFCKAYNAATESQRGNVIPVEITVYEDRSFTFVLKTPPAAELIKKAAGVAKGSSTPHSAKVGSMTAAQVREIAEAKMADLNANDVEAASKIIAGTARSMGITVEA
- the nusG gene encoding transcription termination/antitermination protein NusG; the encoded protein is MSEETLEETAVEESGGAASAADAAQEAAEGATAQAAPEAAEAADAIDPLEDFRKEMSSLPGEWYVLHTYSGYERRVAADIKARAENFEIEDYVFDAVVPMETVIEIKASNKKKEVSRVRIPGYVFVRMDLDDPETSDRVWRTIKDTPAVTGFVGDRYNPVPLTFEEAVSQLGPTPEEVAAKQAASANASPEEGAATQVAAGGQVYEVAFSVGESVIVTDGPFESLPATISEIHPDTQKLQVLISLFGRDTPAELSFTQVSKI
- the secE gene encoding preprotein translocase subunit SecE, producing MSESAAKDASTRSGNPIKRVMRFIRQVIDEMRKVIWPTKNELWTYFVVVMVFIVAIMAFTGILDTIFDRLVMWGLG
- a CDS encoding DUF4862 family protein encodes the protein MTNARNTAAALPTPGAPSPTGTVAAHQPASGAGAPGESRPAPSAILGAYASLPESQEDQEEYYRLLAQIPGARGLEIPFRDDLGGAAGLPWLASQLAPHWDRNIITAIPGTMVRVWATGAFGLASTDRQGRADALSFTRSVRDGVEALREAAGRDVVAAVEIHSAPSGEPGVAHSAEAFGESLSQIVDYDWGGALLLVEHCDAFVAPDLGEKRLLGIDEELEVLRVLNHPRARMSLNWGRSALEARDAATALEHVRLARAAGVLEGVMFSGAGPADTRYAKAWMDGHLPLDVDEPGSVMGAEDVRACSLAALEPIEGPEGAIAPASYLGAKCQVPAEATPEQRLSFLTHILDATRV
- a CDS encoding metal-sensing transcriptional repressor, whose protein sequence is MGIALNPTDLHPTMARLKRARGQLDAVIRMMEEGRDCEEVVVQVAAVSKAVDRAGLAIIASGMRASLTKDPSGQILEATRLEKLFMSLA